The Salvia miltiorrhiza cultivar Shanhuang (shh) chromosome 2, IMPLAD_Smil_shh, whole genome shotgun sequence DNA window GTTGTTGCACTGGTGTTTGTTGGTTGGGTTTAGGATGTAGTTGATGATGGCTATTTATGTAGCATCTTTATGTAATTTTTGCTCTGTAATGGCAGCACAACTTCGGTGCAATGAAATTGGGGCAGTTGTTTTCACGATACAAGATACTTTATGTGCAAATTATTTGGATATTGAATTGTAAGACTAAGATGAACAATTTAGGCACAAAACACATGTATTACTTCATTAAAAAGGGTCTAAAAAGCCCTATCTGTTACATCAAAAGGGGATGCATGTCTACAAAAAAACCACAGTAAGAGTGCTTTCTTGTTTACAAAATAACCATGACttgtttacaaaaaaaccatGTGCACTATTAGTGAAACACGCATCATCTAATTCCCAGCTGGATTTGTGCTTTCTTGGGTTGAGGGGCCTTCTTTGCTTCCTGTCACTGTGCTTTGTGAAGAACTTTGGTTTTGTTGCTGAAGTCTTGTACTCCTAGGAGGCTACAGTAAGAGTTTTGACATGTATTATTACTCTAAAATTGATCTATGAAATGAGAAAGCTAAAATAACAAGAAAAGTGCTTACAATAAATTCTGTCCTCGGCCTTGTTTGAACTTGCTCACTTGATGTTGTTGTCTGCTCACCCTTACTTTTCTTTGGTCTTGGAGGTTGGATTGGATGAATTCTTGGCCTTCCTCTCTTGCCCTGGTTCAATGATAAAGTAATAGTGGTCATTTGATGTCCCATGTTTAAACTAATAGCAGGAATGAAGTTATATAATACATCAACTACCTTGGGCTTAGGCGGTGCCTTCTCATTCTTACAGGTCTTGATATTGTGTCCTTTTTGATGGCAGTTTGTACAGGTCATCCGTAGCCCAAACCTCTTCAATTTGTGTGGATTTTTAGGATCTTCTTCAGGGTCCCTTCTCCTCACTTTCTTGGGTCTACCAGGCAGCTTCCTAATCAAGGGGGGCTTCACAGGATGTCCCTCGGCCGTAGGCCACATCTCCTCACTCACCAAAGGCTCTATAGCATACTTATATGCTTCTAGATACCTTTCAACTGTGTAGTATGTATGCACATATGCAGATGGTTCCTCACCCTCAAAGTTAATGGCAGCACATGCATGAAGACATGGTATTCCAGTGACATCCCATGCCCTACATGTGCAACTTCTCGCATTCACATCAACAACAAAAGCCCTTCCTTCATAACTCACCTCATATTTCTTTGTCATGTTAGGAAAAACATAAGCTGTCACACTCTTAGCCATAGTTTTTTCAAGAGCCCTCATTATGGCTGGACACACCCTATCACTAACCCCAGCCATCGTTTTCAATTTTTCTACCTGCCTTACCATGAGATCTCTTCTTATCTGCTCACACATATGTATGAGATGCATGCCCCTCGCTGCTATTATGTATCCATTGAATGTCTCAGCTATGTTGTTATCTATCATATCACTACATGGGTGCAATGAAATAAAGGCCTTACAGAAACGTTGCACATCTCTTGATATAAAGTCCTCATAAGCTGCTGCATTCTCTGCCTTCAACTCCTCCAACTTCATGTTATACTCTTGCACATATGTGCTCTTCACAATGCTCCAAAAAATGTTCTTCAAGCTCGAACCTTTGTGAGATTTTTTCCAATTCATATAGACATGTCTGGCACAATTCCTATGCTCAGCCATGGGAGCTAACTTGCTAACAGCATTCATTAAACCCTAGATAACACAAACAATGAGAGATAGCAGAGAGTGAGAGATAGCAGAGAGTGAGAGGTGTGAGAGGTGAGAGATAGCAGAGAGTGagaagaaataaacaaaaattaaaaatggtcCACCTTTTGTTGATCAGAGATAAAGCTCCATCCATTCCCATCTGTTATAGCTAAATCTTGGAGAAGAATCTCTAAGAACCAAGTCCAACATCTTTCATTCTCAACCTCCACCACTGCCCATGCAATTGGGAACATTTGATTGTTCCCATCCTAAGCATATACATAAACAAATATTAGATTCATATACAAATTAAATGTTTGGTCAGTTTGTATTTAAGATGCAACATAAGAAAGAATTACCTTTCCAACCGCAGCCAAGAGAATTCCACCTAAGTAGGTCTTTAGAAAGCAGCCATCCAGCCCTATAATAGGCCTACAGCTCTTCTTGAAGCCATGTCTCAGTGCACTATGTCCAATATACAAGCCTCTGAAGACTGAACCCTCTCCCAGTAACAACCTATAAGTCCCCTCCTTATCAACCCTCATCAATTCAGCTACATACCTCCTCAACAAGGCATAATGCCCTTCAACTGACCCTCTCATCATCTCTTGGGCAATAGTCCTTGCCCTATACAATCTATCCCTAGTTACAATTGTCTTATGCCTATTCCTAATGTCCTCAGCTAACAGTTTAATAGGCAAGTTGGGCTGAACCCTGAAAACATTTTGGTATTTGGTTGCTATCCATCTAGAACTGACAAGCTTGTTATTGGTTTTCCTTGTACAAGTGTGATTGGGCACATAAGTCTTAATCATGAAAGTATCATGAGCCTCCACAAGAGATGCAAATACAGTCCATTTACAAGGTGGTGTGCACGTGGCTCTACAACTAGCCTTTGTAACCTTCCCAAACCTGATGTGTTTACCATTTGCTATAGCATTATCCCTAAGAGCTTCCTTACACTCAAAGCCATCTGCAAATCTCATGCCTAGTTGCAGATCAAGCTTTTTCGGCTTAGTCTTAGGCACATAGGTAGATCTGAACTTCCTACTTCTCTTACCCTCTAACTCCTCATCTGTGGAAGCAGAGTCATGATCACCAGAGCTTGCATAATCTGACTCAGCATTCTCATGGTCATAAACAAGATTAAATCCCATCCCTTTCTCAGGCTCCTCATCAACtaaatcaaatatattttttttagccTTCACATTTTTTCTTGAGTTCTCATACTCTTCATCATCTGGCACAAGTTCATTATCAGCCAAATCATCATCAGATGATTCACCATCTATGGGTTTGTAATCAGAGTCATCAGAGTCATTATCTACTAACTCTCCATCATATCCCCACTCACCCAAATCTATGGTTTCATCATCATAAGCTGTCAATTCAccctcatcttcatcatctgccTCCTCACCACCAACCTTAGTGCTACTCTCACCAGTCTTAGCCACACTCTCACCAGCCTTAGTGTTACTCTCACCAGTCTTAGCCACATTCTCACCACCCTTAGCCATATTCTCAACACCCTTAGCCATATTCTCAACAGCAAGATTTTGGTCAGAAGGAACTTCGGTCGATATAATCCCACCATCAACAAAAACGTGCAAGACTCTACAAGATGAATTAAGACAACCAAGCATATCCATGCAGTCTTTATCATTTTGAAGTAGTCTAAAGTTTTGGGTTCTAGGAATTTGATAACACAATTTTTTCCAAGAGCCATAACCAAGATTCTTAACTAAATTTTCAACATCAAAATACCCAAATCTATCAGGATCATGTTCAAAAGTTCCCTCACATTCCCCCGCATTATAAATATCTTTCTTATCGAAATGCACGAATTTACCACCATGGTGAATGTAGACTCCAAATGAACTGTAAAAAAACCCAAACAACAGGAAGAAATCACAAAAAACCCTAGGATCGACTACACACAATAAAAACCCAAGtacaaaatcaattttaaaaagcAGAAAAGCCCTACCTGTCCCTCATTTCTCTCGCAATTACTGTGCTCCTCGTGCTACGCTGGGACCACCTCCACAAAGGGTTTATGACGAAAAAGACAACAGCTGCAGATTAAACTATTCTTCAAGTAGGGATTTGAGCTATACTTTATTCAGAAATCACAATAAAGATGGGATTCAAAGGTTTCGATTGAAGCAAAGACTTGAGATTATGAAGAATCTCATCGCGTCCTATGAATTTACAACCCTCATTCCcagacgacgtcgttttgctctTTCTCTCCTCAAcacaaaacgatgtcgtttggGCAAATTTTAAAGAAATGTATTTGTTAATTACACGTGTTTCATCCAACAATTCATTTTAATTACACGTCAATAGCCTAATCAGATACTAAATACACGCAAGCAAAATCCCCAAtttaagttggccggaaaatttaCCGGGCCGtaaattgcaacaaattgaaatgtggttaaaatttttgcaacaaaaaaaagattgtcaaaaaaccagattttggtataaagtggggtattttcatgcattttgcccttaattatttactaaattattaaaaagtataagtaatctatattttttaaacttaaatgcaattataataaaattaataatattttcataacttaCAAGATaacattcatatttttttaaacttatataaGATAGATCTCATTAATACTATAATTGTTCAAATAAAGGTAACTTTTTATAGTTGTATGTGAGTCAAATCAATGACCACTATttcaattaacaacatattttatCAATGATCATTATTAGCTAGTTAAATGTCCATCAAATCATccatctattttttattttagatttctACTAAGCAAGAAACATTTTCTAAAACTTTAGTTAAATGTCCATCAAAACATCC harbors:
- the LOC131011660 gene encoding uncharacterized protein LOC131011660, with product MHLIHMCEQIRRDLMVRQVEKLKTMAGVSDRVCPAIMRALEKTMAKSVTAYVFPNMTKKYEVSYEGRAFVVDVNARSCTCRAWDVTGIPCLHACAAINFEGEEPSAYVHTYYTVERYLEAYKYAIEPLVSEEMWPTAEGHPVKPPLIRKLPGRPKKVRRRDPEEDPKNPHKLKRFGLRMTCTNCHQKGHNIKTCKNEKAPPKPKGKRGRPRIHPIQPPRPKKSKGEQTTTSSEQVQTRPRTEFIPPRSTRLQQQNQSSSQSTVTGSKEGPSTQESTNPAGN
- the LOC131009591 gene encoding uncharacterized protein LOC131009591, which produces MRDSSFGVYIHHGGKFVHFDKKDIYNAGECEGTFEHDPDRFGYFDVENLVKNLGYGSWKKLCYQIPRTQNFRLLQNDKDCMDMLGCLNSSCRVLHVFVDGGIISTEVPSDQNLAVENMAKGVENMAKGGENVAKTGESNTKAGESVAKTGESSTKVGGEEADDEDEGELTAYDDETIDLGEWGYDGELVDNDSDDSDYKPIDGESSDDDLADNELVPDDEEYENSRKNVKAKKNIFDLVDEEPEKGMGFNLVYDHENAESDYASSGDHDSASTDEELEGKRSRKFRSTYVPKTKPKKLDLQLGMRFADGFECKEALRDNAIANGKHIRFGKVTKASCRATCTPPCKWTVFASLVEAHDTFMIKTYVPNHTCTRKTNNKLVSSRWIATKYQNVFRVQPNLPIKLLAEDIRNRHKTIVTRDRLYRARTIAQEMMRGSVEGHYALLRRYVAELMRVDKEGTYRLLLGEGSVFRGLYIGHSALRHGFKKSCRPIIGLDGCFLKTYLGGILLAAVGKDGNNQMFPIAWAVVEVENERCWTWFLEILLQDLAITDGNGWSFISDQQKGLMNAVSKLAPMAEHRNCARHVYMNWKKSHKGSSLKNIFWSIVKSTYVQEYNMKLEELKAENAAAYEDFISRDITT